Proteins encoded in a region of the Candidozyma auris chromosome 7, complete sequence genome:
- the YUH2 gene encoding Yuh2p yields the protein MSWGWNTIDSDAGVFTELVERLGVKNVQFDELYAIDKESLLAVAPVHAVVFLFKYSKLDREYAAKKLPLDGEYDTNYMDKGVFFANQTIQNACATQAVLNSLLNKRDEIEIGDELENLRSFVAGFDSEMAGETLSNSDMIRSVHNSFSAPKFIDSDQLPPPDLDDKDDGLFHFITYLNINNTVYELDGLKQYPIKHEKLNGPEEFYEVLPQVLQRRIDKYHGEIRFSLMAITNNKLEQYKQMGDEISAQQEVAKRETWKQENIFRRHDFPKLTVALLKNISKSMSDEEWEELLNSARQKSLARQAQLYKN from the exons atGTCTTGGGGCTGGAACACTATAGACTCCGATGCG GGCGTTTTTACGGAACTTGTGGAGCGTTTGGGCGTCAAGAACGTGCAGTTTGATGAGCTCTATGCTATTGACAAAGAGTCTCTTTTGGCAGTAGCACCAGTGCATGCGGTagttttcttgttcaagtacAGTAAACTTGATCGTGAGTACGCTGCGAAGAAATTGCCTCTCGATGGCGAATACGATACAAATTATATGGACAAAGGGGTCTTTTTCGCCAATCAGACGATCCAGAACGCATGTGCTACACAAGCAGTGCTCAATTCTTTGCTCAATAAAAGAGATGAGATTGAGATCGGAGAtgagttggagaacttgCGGTCGTTTGTCGCTGGCTTTGACTCGGAAATGGCCGGTGAGACTTTGCTGAACTCAGATATGATCAGGTCGGTGCACAACTCCTTTTCGGCGCCTAAATTCATCGACAGCGATCAATTGCCACCTCCTGACCTTGATGACAAAGATGACGGTCTTTTTCACTTCATCACGTACCTTAATATCAACAATACCGTGTATGAGCTTGACGGGTTGAAGCAGTACCCTATCAAGCACGAAAAATTGAATGGGCCGGAAGAGTTTTACGAGGTTCTTCCGCAAGTCTTGCAGCGCAGAATAGACAAGTATCACGGTGAGATCCgtttttctttgatggcgatcaccaacaacaaattgGAGCAGTACAAGCAAATGGGTGACGAAATCAGTGCCCAGCAGGAGGTTGCCAAGAGGGAGACGTGGAAGCAGGAGAACATTTTCAGAAGACACGACTTCCCCAAGCTCACGGTTGcgcttttgaaaaacatCCTGAAGAGTATGAGCGATGAAGAGTGGGAGGAATTGTTGAACCTGGCTCGTCAGAAATCTTTGGCTCGCCAAGCACAGCTCTACAAAAATTAA
- the SFC1 gene encoding Sfc1p, protein MSTQKKGGSVTDLVAGGVAGLFEALCCHPLDTVKVRMQLYRKSGQKPPGFIRTGINIVQKETFLSLYKGLGAVVLGIVPKMGIRFQSYEFYRSLLKDKEGNISTGNTFIAGVGAGTTEAVLVVNPMEVVKIRLQAQHHSMADPLDVPKYRNALHAAYVIVREEGFSTLYRGVSLTAARQASNQGVNFTVYSKLKEYLQGYQNMEVLPSWETSLIGLFSGALGPLSNAPLDTIKTRLQKSTYASNESGWVRIAKIGKQLIKEEGVAALYKGITPRIMRVAPGQAVTFTVYEFMKGVLTGSNASNPTNKKLT, encoded by the coding sequence ATGTCCACACAGAAAAAAGGAGGCTCCGTCACCGACCTTGTTGCCGGCGGTGTCGCTGGTTTGTTTGAGGCGCTCTGCTGCCACCCCTTGGACACCGTCAAGGTGAGAATGCAGTTGTACAGAAAGAGTGGCCAGAAACCCCCTGGCTTCATCAGAACAGGTATCAACATTGTGCAAAAGGAGACCTTTTTGTCTCTTTACAAGGGTCTTGGTGCTGTTGTGTTGGGAATTGTGCCTAAGATGGGTATTCGTTTCCAGTCGTACGAGTTCTATaggtctcttttgaaagacaagGAAGGAAACATCTCCACGGGTAACACATTTATTGCTGGTGTGGGTGCTGGTACCACCGAGGCTGTGCTTGTGGTGAACCCCATGGAAGTTGTGAAAATCAGATTGCAGGCCCAGCACCACTCTATGGCCGACCCCTTGGACGTGCCCAAGTACAGAAACGCCTTGCACGCTGCCTACGTGATTGTCAGAGAAGAGGGCTTCTCCACATTGTACAGAGGTGTCTCTTTGACTGCCGCCAGACAAGCGTCGAACCAGGGTGTGAACTTCACCGTGTactccaagttgaaggagtaCTTGCAAGGTTACCAGAACATGGAGGTTCTTCCTTCGTGGGAGACTTCCTTGATTGGTTTGTTCTCCGGTGCGTTGGGTCCTTTGTCTAACGCTCCTTTGGACACTATCAAGACGAGATTGCAGAAGTCTACTTACGCCTCCAACGAGTCTGGCTGGGTCAGAATCGCCAAGATCGGTAAGcagttgatcaaggaagaaggtGTGGCGGCCTTGTACAAGGGTATCACTCCTAGAATCATGAGAGTTGCCCCAGGTCAGGCTGTCACTTTCACTGTGTACGAGTTCATGAAGGGCGTGTTGACCGGTTCCAACGCCAGCAACCCtaccaacaagaagctcaccTAA